A single region of the Lotus japonicus ecotype B-129 chromosome 4, LjGifu_v1.2 genome encodes:
- the LOC130712475 gene encoding uncharacterized protein LOC130712475: protein MDPNNLPDWNTFYNECVEDFMNDTFVEDMMQQEMEFYQQQQHANTVRPKKTRRVIKRDREAGNERLMKDYFSENPVYTEELFRRRFRMRKHVFLRIVEALGSYNPYFLMSVDAVGR from the coding sequence ATGGATCCAAACAATTTACCCGACTGGAACACATTTTACAACGAATGTGTGGAGGATTTTATGAATGACACGTTCGTTGAAGATATGATGCAGCAGGAGATGGAGTtctatcaacaacaacaacatgccAACACCGTTAGGCCCAAGAAAACAAGAAGAGTAATAAAGAGAGATCGTGAAGCTGGGAACGAGCGGTTGATGAAGGACTACTTCTCTGAAAATCCTGTATACACGGAAGAGCTTTTCCGACGAAGGTTTCGAATGCGAAAGCATGTGTTCCTCAGAATTGTAGAGGCCCTTGGGTCTTATAACCCGTACTTTTTAATGTCCGTTGATGCAGTTGGAAGATAA
- the LOC130712476 gene encoding glutathione S-transferase T3-like has translation MSSYPPQNQPPHTGGNVHNSQYQMFPYTSQNQPLHPDENFTNPQYPMYPPQYQFQSQAPPTGSTGSKVSDTQCEATPDDTQHEGLDDIDLEDEDQSSGKKRTRWRVKDDLLLVQSWLNISKDPTVGTDQTAAKFWDRIRDQFDEYRDFDTPPRTGKMLKCRFGKLSKDIQFFTGCYNKVTTPWKSGHSEKDIMAEAHALFQVDHKKDFTHENVWRMVKDEPKWKGQSMKTNSRGQKKSGAGADGTSTDPSASIDCDEYEATPPTTRPKGKKAEKRKAKTTDTASSTLSFAPHPDVLAMGKAKMEMMANFREIRNRELDLQQADQQLKQSELQLRQEELKFKKAENFRAYMDILNKNTSGMNDEELRTHNALRAFALSELGMS, from the coding sequence ATGTCTTCatatccacctcaaaaccaaccGCCTCACACCGGTGGCAATGTTCATAATTCTCAGTACCAAATGTTTCCATATACATCTCAAAACCAACCACTTCACCCTGATGAAAATTTCACAAATCCACAATACCCCATGTATCCACCACAATACCAATTTCAAAGCCAAGCCCCTCCTACTGGTAGCACtggttcaaaagtctctgatacACAATGTGAGGCTACGCCTGATGATACACAACACGAgggtctagatgatattgatcttgaagaTGAGGATCAATCTTCTGGAAAGAAACGCACCAGATGGAGGGTTAAAGACGATTTACTTCTTGTTCAATCATGGCTCAACATTTCTAAGGATCCGACGGTGGGAACTGATCAAACGGCAGCAAAGTTTTGGGATAGGATCCGCGACCAATTTGATGAGTACCGTGACTTTGACACTCCTCCGAGGACAGGGAAGATGCTGAAATGTCGTTTTGGAAAATTGAGTAAAGATATTCAATTCTTTACCGGTTGCTACAACAAAGTTACCACTCCttggaaaagtggacactcagaGAAGGATATCATGGCTGAGGCGCATGCCCTATTTCAGGTAGACCATAAAAAAGATTTCACACATGAGAATGTATGGCGGATGGTGAAAGATGAACCAAAGTGGAAGGGACAATCAATGAAAACCAATTCAAGGGGACAAAAGAAGTCAGGAGCTGGCGCCGACGGAACATCGACTGACCCAAGTGCATCAATTGATTGCGACGAATATGAGGCAACACCACCAACAACTCGCCCGAAGGGCAAGAAGGCAGAGAAGAGAAAGGCCAAAACAACAGATACTGCGTCAAGTACTCTATCTTTTGCTCCTCACCCTGATGTGTTAGCCATGGGGAAGGCTAAAATGGAAATGATGGCAAATTTTAGGGAGATAAGGAACAGAGAACTAGATTTGCAACAAGCTGACCAACAACTGAAACAAAGTGAACTGCAATTGAGACAGGAAGAACTCAAATTTAAGAAGGCGGAGAACTTTCGGGCATATATGGATATCCTTAACAAGAACACATCTGGAATGAACGATGAGGAGTTGCGTACGCATAACGCACTACGTGCTTTCGCCTTAAGTGAACTAGGAATGTCTTAA
- the LOC130710059 gene encoding uncharacterized protein LOC130710059 translates to MLAYGSPADSVDEYVRIGESTAIECLKNFVEGVCEVFGGQYLRRPNEEDMTRLLQWGESRGFPGMLGSIDCMHWEWKNCPVAWKGQYTRGDHGRPTIMLEAVASQDLWIWHAFFGIAGSNNDIAVLNQSPVFNEVLRGAAPMVKFRVNETMYHMGYYLADGIYFEWGTFVKTIPMPQGEKKQKFAKRQEAARKDVERAFGVLQSRFAIVRGPSRWWHPNDMKSIIYACIILHNMIVEDERNTYKGNFVYEQVNNDISDAEVLSGPIPAFRNMLERRAHQIEKSIHRQLQADLVEHIWDLPEIDNNET, encoded by the coding sequence ATGTTAGCGTATGGATCACCTGCTGACAGTGTTGATGAATACGTTAgaattggtgaaagtactgcaattgagtgctTAAAGAATTTTGTAGAAGGTGTGTGTGAAGTATTTGGTGGGCAATACTTGAGGCGTCCAAACGAGGAAGACATGACACGCCTACTTCAATGGGGGGAGTCTCGTGGATTTCCAGGTATGTTAGGTTCCattgattgtatgcattgggaatggaagaattgtccagttgcgtggaaaggtcaatacacccgaggtgatcatggaagacccacaatcatgcttgaagcagtggcatcacaagacttgtggatttggcatgcattttttggcattgcaggCTCAAATAATGACATTGCTGTGCTAAACCAATCTCCCGTGTTTAATGAGGTTTTGCGTGGAGCTGCTCCCATGGTGAAATTTAGAGTGAATGAAACAATGTATCACATGGGATACTATCTAGCAGACGGTATCTATTTCGAGTGGGGtacatttgtgaagaccatcccAATGCCACAAGGAGAAAAAAAGCAAAAGTTTGCCAAAAGACAAGAAGCAGCAAGAAAGGACGTGGAACGTGCATTCGGAGTGCTCCAATCTCGGTTTGCGATTGTCCGTGGTCCATCACGCTGGTGGCATCCGAATGACATGAAGTCAATCATCtatgcttgcatcatattgcataacatgattgttgaagatgagcgcaacacgtacaaaggtaattttgtttatgagcaggtcaataatgacatatcGGATGCTGAAGTATTAAGCGGTCCTATTCCCGCTTTTAGAAATATGTTGGAAAGGAGAGCACATCAAATTGAAAAGTCAATCCATCGCCAacttcaagcagacttggtggagcatatCTGGGACCTTCCTGAAATCGATAATAATGAAACTTAA